From Tursiops truncatus isolate mTurTru1 chromosome 13, mTurTru1.mat.Y, whole genome shotgun sequence:
CTAGGGAAATGAAAGACGCTGCAGTGCCACAGGCAGCATCAAAGCTTTTTCCTGGGAGTTTTGAATATTttgcaacaaatattttaaatacaattctAATTgtctaagttttcatttttaacatttttttaacatctcacGGAACATTGTACTTGATTTTCGTGGCTCAAGCCCAGTCCCCTGGATTTTAACTCTCTTCCACCACCCGGTGGCAAGATTGCAAAGTGCAAATGGTTGTCCGCGCTGCCAGAAAatattcctcattcattcatttattaataacCTCATCACCTGGACAGGTGTTGGGAGTAAAAAGACAAGTAATATCTGTACTATATCCAAGGGTCTATAACAACTTGGGgacattttattaatgaaattaaataacactACTACAGCAACAATGGAATGATGAAGTTTAATGATCAATACATTTAAGATAAACCACTATTAATGTTTTGGCATCTCTTCCAATAACATACATTTGCATGATTGAGCTCTTACTGTACATAAaattttgggttttgcttttgtaACTTAACATTTCATTAGTATTTTCTAAAGTCCTTTAACACACTTTTCCTAACAAAGTTTGATAGCACCTGGTGCGGGCCAAACAAGACAGATACTCTTTCATGTAAAAATTGAAAGTCTCTGTGAAGAGAAATTTGGCCATGGCATCaaatttttgtatgtatgtatgtatgtatgatttatttatttgtttgtttgtttgtttgccgcgaggcttgcaggatcttgcaGGATTGctcctgaccaggaattgaacctacaccctcagcagtgaaagcagagtcctaaccactgcagtgccagggaattccctaaatgcTCCTGTGttttgacccaacaattccatgTTGAAGAATTTACCCTCCAAATATCCTTATGTGTGCCAAGTGAAGTACGTACAGTTATTTATAACAGCATGGTTATTCTGCCAAAgattttaaagaactaaatgtcaTCAGTGGAGAACTAGCTCAATAGATTGTGATACTGCTATACAATGAAATCATATTCAAGCATTAAAAAAGCGAGGAAGCTGTGTTTTGATATGGGACAATCAACAGctattaagtgggaaaaaaaagcaaaacaaactgcCATTGGgtgaggaggaaaaagaatagacacacgTTTTAAATGGGTTTCTTTGATagggggatggggcagaggggcATAGGCGGGAAGACCTACTTTTCTTCATGCCCTCTGGACCTCTGAATTTATACAAGGTGAGTTTATTTCaaatccccccaaaattaaaaagaaaaatcttcagtgtcattttttaacttttgcgTAATTTCCTATCAAGTGGATATATCAATACTTCCTTAGCATTTTCTTAATGCTTTTAGAAATATTACTGTGATAAAtatctttcatataaatttttgttaaaattcttcATAatggaatgttcatagcagcactgttcacaatagccaagatatggaaacaacctaaatgtccatggacagatgaatggataaagaagatgtggtacatatatacaatggaatatgactcagccataaaaaagaatgaaataaatgccattttcagcaacgtGGATctaactagagattatcatactaagtgaaatacgtcagaaaaagacaaatatatgatatcacttatatgtggaatctaaatgacacaaatgaacctatctatgaaacagaaacagactcatggacatagagaacagacttgtggttgccaagggggaagggtttgggggagggatggagtgggaggctggggctAGTGGATGTAAGCtgttatatatggaatggataaacaacaaggtcctactgtgtagcacagggaactatattcaatatcctatgataaaccataatggaaaagaatattttaaaaaagaatgtatatatacgtataactgaatcactttgctgtacagcagaaattagcactgaaaatcaactatacctcaaaaaaaattcCTCATAGTTGCATTACAGgttaaataatataaacatttttaaggttttgaaataaaactgtcaaattgttttccagaagtTATGGAGAAAAAGGAGGCTTCCCCAGAAGGAAATAGGGATCTTTTCCCGGAAATAGGATAAATGGATGATGAGCGGCAAAAATAACAAATGCCCACTAAAATCACCAATTTTCcttcacactttaaaaaaaccGGTCTgcattcctcttcctcccctccaccaATTCCTCTTAGCTGTTCCTTCTTGAAACACTGCTTTCTTCTCGTCTCTGCTCTCCTCACAAAGCCACATTTCCCTATCACAATTAAGTCCCAAATGCCCCTGTGTGGTCAAGACCCTCTGACCTTTCCCACTTCACTCCCCggcttcctcccctctcctcaccccaggCCAGTCAGGCTTTTCTGCCATCCCAACTTTGCTCCTCTTTTGCAGGCTGCCTGGGTGCTGCTCTTCTTTCTGCTCAAGTTCCATCTCACTTCCCCACCTTCTCCAGCCCTCAGTGTCTTCTCACTTCTTGCATTTCTAGAAATTGTCATCCTTGTCACACAAACTAGCCcttaatgaaatataatttatatcctATGTTCTTCTCTAATTTCTGTTCCTCTTGGATAGCTTACCTCCCCAAGAACACTGAAAAGCACCTCAAGATAAGGATATTTTCTCAAGTACTCTCATGGATTAGACAATGATGGAGCCAGCCAGGGAATTCAATAAGCTCTTTCTGATCATCAACAGCAGAACCAATTTTTACTTCAGTTCCCATAGTCCGATCCCTTCCTTCCAGGAGACGGGAGGAAACCTGGCCAAGGAGGTAAAGCCAGGATCTGAGGACCAGGACCTGGCCAAGCAGAGGCCATGGTACAAAAGCAACAGAGGGCAGGAGTAAGCTGTGTTATTAGGTCTGCCAAGTCAATGTCAAAAGCAGAGAGGATGGATTTCGTCACCAGGATTAGAAGCTGAGTAGATTGAGGAATGGAACAGAGGGTCAGAACAGGACAGGAATAGAATACAAAGGGAAAACTTCCAGAAGGAGGCTTCAGTGCCCAAGGGCTACTAGCTGCATGGATCAAAGCAAGGGTTAGGGTGAATACCATTGTTGGGGCCCAAGGCAGACCACCCGCAAAGTATGCCTCAGTGGCATACTGATTTTGagttaaagttatttaaattgcAAATGCAAGAGGGACACTTGACCAtcctgtctccctgaaagcaggaaataaatctcccatttGAAAGGTGCCCTCCCAGTACTAGGAGGTTGAAAtacatccttatcaccagagatatgGAATTCAGGGCCAAGAAGCCTGTATAAACAAAACTTGTTACTGTAATTCTTTCATctactaccccaagcccaaactctgtttagacTCACTTATTAAGCACCCaaagcctaagtttctttgtcctgacaattcctatcaaatttaTTCTTTGTCTAAAAATTATAGACACcacccctggtggtgcagtggttaagaatccatctgccaatgcggggacacgggtttgagccctggtcgaggaagatcccacatgccgtaaagcaactaagcccgtgtgccacaaataccgagcctgcgctctagagcccatgagccacaactgttgagcctgtgtgccacaactactgaagcccgcatgcctagagcccgtgctccgcaacaggagaagctacTACAAGAAGTCcgcatactgcaatgaagagtagcccccactcactgcagctagagaaagcccacgcgcagcgacaaagacccaatgcagccaaatataaaaataaatatatttaaaaataaaaagtataaaagttgCCTGCTTTAGCCACTTCTTATATCCCATTTCTGAGACTTCCATGTGCACGAATTAAAATTTGttactttttctcttgttaatctgtcagGTGTCAATTTTATTAGTAGGCCAGtcaaagtgggggaggggaaaattcCCCCTACTCAACACCTAAATTAAGATTGGAATTTTCATAAGTGAAAGTGAGTGAGGTAAGGAACTCAGAGGATCTGTTCCTGGTCCAAGTAAAGATGGAAAAACTTTGATATTCACTGTcacaaaagacaacctactgcaTGTGGGGCTTTTTCATCAAAAGCCACCATTTAAGAGTGAAAAGCAAGCTAAATAGGAGATGAAATTTCTAATACATTTATCCTACAATGAACTCATATccagtatgtgtatatatacatgtatatgtgtgtgtgcttttttatatatatatatatataaaacttgtaaaactaaaactgaaaTACCAGGACTGTttctagggctggggcaggaaatatacaataTAAGGTAAGCATGGAGCATTTTGCAGTACCAGAAAGCccacacgtacacatacacaatTGAGGGCATTACAAAGGGGCACCGGGGCCAACTGAAAGAGGCcacaatggccaaagctggaacaatttgaacaaaAGTAATGTAATACTgcattataacccaaagtataaaataactaaCCAGGAATTCGTACTGATATAAATAGGTGACTGAATACATAAAGGATATATAAATCTTCTGTGcataattccaaataatttatgttgaTGCTCCACCTTCAAGGAGGTGAGTAAAACTTCCCATCCCTTCAGTGCAAGCTATGAATAGTCACTTCCTCCCAAAGAATACAATATggaaggaggtgaggggagaGTAACCTTACAGTGGAGAAGCCTGATAAACAAAACCTCAGGTAGGTGATCAAGATTAACATGAACAGTCATAACTCACATTGACAGTATGTACCCTTGACATCAGGTGATAAGACTGGTAATCTACCTCTGTGGTCTTTCACCTAAAAACCTATAATCCtagtctaatcatgaggaaaatatCAAAGTGaaagacattctataaaatacctaATTACTATTCCTCAAAACTTTCAAGGTCATTACAAACAAGGAAATCTAAGAAACTCACAGCCCAGAGGAACCTAAGGAGGCATGATGACCAATGTAGTATCCTGGATGTGaaactggaacagaaaaaggacattaagtaaaaactaaagaaattcaTGGTGTGGGGGGgggagtaaaaaacaaaacacctaaggaaatctgaataaaggatGAACTTTAGTCAATTATGacgtatcaatattggttcattagttGTGACAATATACCATACTCCTGTACTATCATGATGCTGCCTCAGCTCAGAAAGGCATTCAGGTCAGCTCCAGTTCAGGGGCCAGAGCTGTGCTGGGCTCGAGTTGATACCTTGGCCAAATAAAATAGGTTCAGACAGAAACTTGTATAAACCACCTTTCTAAAATACATCTTTATGGTTAATAGGATTTGTTTTAACTGGCTAAATGCAGGACCCCTGGAGAGCACAAGTGAGGTCAGTATTGCAGGTTGGTCTTGcgataattattgttttaaagatGCCTGTGCAGAAGAGGCAGGCCTGGGACTGCTGCTATCTTGAGAAAAGCCTGCTTGCAAGATTAGCCCTTGACTAGCATCTAGGAACCTGACTGGTATTCAGTTCCAACACAGATATAAAAATTTTGTGCCTAAACTGTTTGTACAATGTGACTTATGCTGAATACCTGTTTCCTTCCAGGAGTCTGGAATTTTAGTACATGCTAGGCAGAAGGTACCCATGTGACTAGCCCCAATAAAACCCTTGGACTGGGAGAGGACTAGAAAGCTTACACCTCGTTTCCTCCATACATTACTCCAGGAGCATCTTCCCATTGCTGATTTTGCAATCTCTGGTTCATACTGATATGAGATGGAATGCTTTCCTTGAGAAAATGCCAGCTAGTCAATGtagaaaagaattataaaaccACCACTTTACAACTCCCAATGTTGTAACTATTTCAGGCAAGAATCAACAGATCCCAAAACCATTCAGTGAAAGATGCTGGGGAGATAATTAGGGAAATTTTATTAAGGACTGCATATTAGTGAATCAATGTTTGTCTTCTTAGGTGTAATAGTGGTATTGTGGTTATAAAGATGAATATCTTTATTCTTAGGATATAGATGCTGAAATGTTTTAGCTCAAGTGTCCAAACTGTCAGGATGcctgcaacttactctcaaatggttcaccagaaaaatgaataaacgaagtaatgaatgaataaagcaaatgcatcaaaatattaacaactgGTGTATATGGATAAAGAGTAAATGGGTGTTAATTGtactattttttcaacttttcttaggtcttcataatttaaaaagaaagtaaagaggggacttccctggtggcgcagtggttaagaatccacctgccaatcaggggacacaggttcaagccctggtccaggaagatcccacatgccgaggaacaactaagcccgtgcaccaccaactactgagcctgcgctctagagcctgtgagccacaactattgtgCCCGCGTGCtgctactgaagcccaggcacctagagcccctgctccgcaacgagaagccactgcaatgagaagcccgtgcaccaccacagagtagtccccacttgccgcaactagagaaagcctgcgcgcagcaacaaagacccaatgcagccaaaaataaaaaataaaataaatttaaaaaaaatactaagtcagaaaaagacaaatattatatgattatcacttatatgtggaatctaaaaaataacacaaattaatttatttacaaaacagactcacagaacaaacttatggctaccaaaggggaaaaggaggagaattaattaggagtatgggattaacagatatatactactgtatataaacaaggatttactgtatagcatatactactgtatataaacaaggatttactgtattaGCATagaaaactatattcagtatcttttaaaaacctataatggaaaaatctgaaaaaaaaaaaaactgaatcagtctgctgtatacctgaaactaacacaatattgtatcaactatacttcaacccACTaaaaaacatgggcttccctggtggcatagtggttaagaatccacctgccaatgcaggggacacgggatggatccctggtctgggaagatgccacatgccatggagcaactgggcccatgcaccacaactactgagcctacactctaggcccacaaaccacaactgctgagcccgcatgcctacagcccgtgctccacaacagaagccaccgcaagaagtccatgcaccacgacgaagagtagcccccactcaccacaactagagaaagcccgcacacagcaacaaagacccaatgcagccaaaaataaatagataaaatttaaaagtcttccTCTGGCCAAATGCCAATACGAGCTCTTTTCCAGCTCTACCAGTAGGTAgtcatttttaattcaaatggCATTTTGTACTGGTTACTTACTGCATCTTATTTGTATTTCTAGGTAGTAGCTGCACAGTATTTACAAAGTCATCATTGTATTAAACGTCTTTTGTCCCACTCCCTAACCCTAGATAAGTTACTGAAAGGATCCTTCTGCCTTGCTCACTTTGTACCTTTCTTTAGTGTTCATCTCATAGTTGATGCTCAATAAACtaagcactatttaaaatatgcctatcttgggcttccctggtggcgcagcagttaagaatccgcctgccaatgcagatgacgtgggtttgagccctggtccaggaagatcccacatgccacagagcaactaagcacccctgtaccacagctactgagcctgcactctaaagcccacaagtcacagctactgagcccgcgcaccaactactgaagtccatgcacctagagcccctgctccacaagagaagccaccgcaatgagaagcctgcgcaccacaacgaagacccaatgcaaacaaaaacaaaattttaaaatttataaaaaatatgcCTATCTTAATATTTCTAGAATTACAGACTTTATTATCAAGAGACCTTAAAATACATATCTGAAAGCCATAAAACCTCAAATTTCAAAGCTCAAGTACCTTTTCAGACGTTCACCATTCCTCTATAAGCTGTACAAAAACCATTTTATGATAGGCCATTTGGCTGCCGCACAAGAAGGCCATTAATCAGAGTATTCAGGCCTGCCTGTTCAGAACAGCCAGGTGAAGTGCCCCATCACATTAGTCTCTGAgtggtgaaaaaaaaatacatttgaatcTTAGAATTTGTTGCTCCTGGTTCACTGCTGCAATAGAATGGGCTGGGCTTTAGCTCAGTAAAATCAGGGAAAGGGCCATACAGCTTAGAATTCTTGACATGTTCTAGCACAACTCTTTATTTACATGAACAAAAACTTAAATGACTTACCAAATTCATACAGTTTATTGACAGTAGAAACTAAAATCTAAATGACCAGACTCACCAAACTTTTCATAGGGCACATCTGCTCTTTTAGTATCAGTATCATCTGTCTATCGTTAGACAAATTAAACTAGTACTTCTATTTATACAGAGAGCCTACCGAGACTGAGAAGAACATAAACATTTTGGCTTTCATCAGCTAATAAGTCACATAAGCAAAATTTCTTTATCTCAAGTCATAATCTGCTTATATTGTAATGACAGAGGATTATGGTAGGGTGGGTAATGTGAGTGTCCACATGAAAAATTCTTATCTATTTGGTGAGATCAATAGATCACACATATAATATAAAAGCGGCATAATAAAAACTGCAATATGGAGGTaactgacaaaagaaataaatgaagttagtTGCTTTAAGAGAGCAGAAAGTTGGGGGTAGACAAGCAAGAGATTGCCATTTTTCATCAACAGCCCTGTCTTGAGTTTTTGATTCATTAAATTATATACCtgtgttaatttaaaaatgaatagagcCCAGAAAGTCACAGGCATGGGTGAAATTTAAATACAACACACATATGGCAGTCTAAGTGGGGAAGAACCATTTAATAAATGGAGCTGAAAAAACTGGATatacatatggaaaagaataaaaaacgaCTTCTGACCTCTACACAAAAATACAACTCCAAATGGATGATGATGGTCAATCTTTTATGTCAGCTCAGCTGGGCTATGGTATCCAGtttttggtcaaacaccagtttAGACATTGCcgtgaaggttttcttttttggccacgtgcCACTCAGCACATGGGCTCTCAGTTCcccccccaaccagggatcgaacctgctcctcctgcattggaagcacagaatcttaaccactggaccgccagagaagtcccatgtgaaggtatttttttagatGATTAACACTTAAAAagcagtagactttgagtaaagcagattactctcCACGTGGGCGGGTCTCATCCAGTTGAAAAACCTGAGGTCCACCATGGAAGAAGGAATTCTACCCCCAGATGCAACTGTTCCCTGGGTCTTCAACCTGCCCATCTACCCTTTCAAACTTGCCAATCCCATAATCTCTCTATACAGctatgtttatgttttatttctctggagaactctaatacTGAATTAAGCTCAGATGACAAAGCAAATCTTTAGAACTCTTAGTAGAAAATATAGTTATCTTTCTGACTGTAAAAATTTCCTAAATAAGACCAAAAATACTAACCATGAAAACTTGATCACTTAAGAACTGCAGCTTATAAAAGGTACGTTAAAGCACACAATGAGAAAATATTGACATGTTCACAATTTTACTCTGATACCTCCTTTCTCAATTTTTGTCCTAATCTTTCACTCTTCACTTAGCTTTTTATTTCCTTGACAATTTTAGTTGCCCTGTTCTTTTCCTGCCTACAGTACCTCTTTATGCAAATTAGTCTTCTGGGAAGAGAAGTCAATCAGACTTTTCAACATTATCAAATATGAACTTTGCCACATATATACAGTtagtgaatttctttttaatcaatCACAAAGCACTCTAGAATCTTACAAAGAACTCAGTCTCGAATATTATGTGGGCCTGCTAACTTTATAATAATCAAGTAAAAAAAGCTAAGAAACATGTTTACCAATTCCTCAAAGTATAATCtccattctttttaaagaatctatagggcttccctggtggcgcagtggttgagtccacctgccgatgcaggggacatgggttcttgccccggtccgggaggatcccacatgctgcggagcggctgggcccgtgagccatggccgctgggcctgcgcgtccggagcctgtgctccaccacgggagaggccacagcagtgagaggcccgcgtaccgcaaaaacaatcTATAGAAAGCCACCAAGCAATAATGGAACCTTTATTTTAATGTGATTACTGTACATCTGAAGTATTGCAATAATCCTTTTATAAATGGAACAAGAAGAAACAATGACAAAACCAATCTGGCATTTGATGTGAATCCACAGGAGTTTAAGCTTCAAACCCAGCCAAGAAGTTTGTTACAACCTCTTTCATCTTTGCATCTGACTCTTCTGAGATCTTTCCATCAGCcctattttgaaaacaaaagcagatCAGTTCTGACCTGGATAAAAATTCAATGACTAGCTTAATTACAGAATTCAAAAGAATTTTAACAAGACTTTACATTTTAAAGCTTACAAAAAAGAAGACATCAGTTGTGTTCATACCTGATTTTGCCCAACAGGGTTTGATGTTGGCTGATAACATGAGACAAGAAAGCATTCTCAAACTTTGTGATCTTGCTGGGCTCCAGCTTATCAAGATACCCCCTGACACCAGCGTAGATAACAGCCACTTGCTCTTCAATAGCCATGGGAGCTGAAAAGAAATAAGTGAGTTGCTCAACAAATAAATGCCATGTTTCCAAAGTCAGAGAAACTTACTTTTTCCACAAATTATTAACACGTGTCTACAGATTGCCTACTTTCACAAGTGGAAACTCCACATCAGtactccttcccacctccccaccctgaATCAGTTTTTTCCTCATAATGGTAAGCCTTGAAGTGTAACCTCTGAGCATATTCCATGAGCACTGTATATCATCCAGCAGCATTTATATTCTTTTGGGTATAAATAACTTGCTGAAATTTTATAGCAAGGTAGTACAcactaacattctttttttttttttaattttttttttaggccgcacccgcacagcttgcaggaccttagttccctgaccagggatcgaacccaggcccttggcagagtcctaaccactggactgccagggaattcccgacacTAACATTCTTTTAAATCTGCCAAATTCCACAATCATATAGCCAAGAGGGCGATGGTGGGGAGGAATGGAATCTACTATGTCTTAACTCCCAAAAGAAGGGTATTAGTACACCTTTCCTCACATTTACATTCAAATGGTAAGGACTGTACTTTAATTAACACAGGTATCAATCACATTCAAAAGACAATATCTCTGATCAAAGATTAACAGCACATATTCTTATAAGGAGCTATGCGATATTCCCAGGTCCTAACACACAGTAGGAACTTGACCAAATGGAAAAGTACAACTCACAATACTGTCCTTGCTTCAGCAACTCAGTCAAACGCACACCACGACTCAAGAGTTGTTGAGTGGCAGCATCGAGGTCAGAACCAAATTGGGCAAAAGCAGCAACCTCACGATACTGAGCCAATTCCAGTTTCATGGTACCTGCCACCTAAAATACAGAAATGGTTAATTCACACGATACAAAAATACTTACCTCAATGACACAGACCACCATACACTTTGATTTTTAACCTAATGACAAAGTGATGCAAATTACCTGTTTCATGGCCCTGGTTTGGGCAGCAGATCCAACACGGGATACAGACAAACCAACGTTAATGGCAGGACGGATACCTTTGTAGAACAATTCTGTTTCCAAGAAAATCTACAATGTAAGGAAAATACTCACGCTTATTAGCAGGCCTAAAGAAAtcaactattttcaaaattaagtcATTGTAGCAAATGCTGAAGCCAGGAAGAATGCTAAATGTCTTATAGTAAAGAGCTCCTCAAATCTTTCACAACCCAATCAACCTGCATATTCTATTGCTGAGATTAGGAAATGTGAGTGAGATGAGAAAAGAACAGGTATCATATCTATATTGAATCTTATACAGGTGAAGTGGTGTGATTTCTccaggatttgcttcaaaattatACAGGGAAGAGAACAGTGggtaaaaagaaagcaagaatgaaGTACACTATACCACGAATTGATAAATGGGTGCAATATGTGGGctttcattatactattctctttACGTTTGAGATTTTCcataatgaaaactaaaaagcatttaacaaattaGTTCAAAACTACTAATCTCAACCAATGCCTTCAAATCATCCGAAGCTTTCACACTTATTTAATCATAAAATCAATACCTGTCCGTCAGTGATGGAAATGACATTCGTTGGAATGTAAGCAGACACATCACCAGCTTGTGTTTCTATGACTGGTAAAGCAGTCAAGGAGCCACCACCAAAAGCATCGTTCATTTTGGCTGCTCTCTCTAGCAGACGGGAGTGTAGGTAGAACACATCACCAGGATAGGCCTCACGACCAGGGGGTCGGCGGAGCAGCAGAGACATCTGACGGTAAGCAACAGCCTATGGTATAGAAAAGGGTTGTGAAGTTCACCTATTAGACAGAAGCTACATTTGTCAACTACCACTGGGGCACTAACATACAGAGtctaaaaatacatttcatttgaCCTGTTTGGATAAGTCGTCATAAATGATCAAAGCATGTTTGCCATTATCCCTAAAATATTCTCCCATAGAACATCCAGAATAAGGAGCCAGGTACTGAAGTGGGGCAGCATCCGAAGCAGTAGCTGAAACCACAATGGTGTACTTCATGGcatctgagaagaaaataaattttaagttttatatggTTATCAATACTGTGATTTTAGATTAGAGACTAGAATAAAAATTATCTAACTGCTTTACTACTGTGACTTACTATTAAAATTATCCAAATACCTTCTACTTCAAAGAAACTGACAGAACCTTAAGTTAGCT
This genomic window contains:
- the ATP5F1A gene encoding ATP synthase F(1) complex subunit alpha, mitochondrial; the protein is MLSVRVAAAVARALPRRAGLVSKNALGSSFIAVRNLHASNSRLQKTGTAEVSSILEERILGADTSVDLEETGRVLSIGDGIARVHGLRNVQAEEMVEFSSGLKGMSLNLEPDNVGVVVFGNDKLIKEGDIVKRTGAIVDVPVGEELLGRVVDALGNAIDGKGPIGSKTRRRVGLKAPGIIPRISVREPMQTGIKAVDSLVPIGRGQRELIIGDRQTGKTSIAIDTIINQKRFNDGTDEKKKLYCIYVAIGQKRSTVAQLVKRLTDADAMKYTIVVSATASDAAPLQYLAPYSGCSMGEYFRDNGKHALIIYDDLSKQAVAYRQMSLLLRRPPGREAYPGDVFYLHSRLLERAAKMNDAFGGGSLTALPVIETQAGDVSAYIPTNVISITDGQIFLETELFYKGIRPAINVGLSVSRVGSAAQTRAMKQVAGTMKLELAQYREVAAFAQFGSDLDAATQQLLSRGVRLTELLKQGQYSPMAIEEQVAVIYAGVRGYLDKLEPSKITKFENAFLSHVISQHQTLLGKIRADGKISEESDAKMKEVVTNFLAGFEA